The window GACTAACAGTGCAGAACATCACCTATAACACAACTTGTTGGTTATTGTTGCAGACAACCGCACTGGGTTCCACTTCTATCCGATTAAGAGAAGAGAAAGCAGCTCCAGTTGACAGCATGTTGTGAGAAATGTCTCTTTATAACTTTATAACAAATCACGTATGTCTCGAGGTATAGAACTGCTACTTCAGTTTACCTCTGTGCTCTGGGCAGGCCCCGGACCACAACCCAAAAGAATATCTATGGAATATTTAAAAGAAACTGTAGAATTCATGCCTCAAAGGATTCAGGTTGGTCTGGAAGCAATAGGGGTGTTTAACCAACTACTAAATGGATTAACATAATAAACTGCCATGAGTGTATGTTTTAAATGTCTTTCTTCAAACATGACTCTGGAAAAGCATTGAATTCTACAGTTATTCAGGTCTCATTAATAGGATAGTCTTGAACCAAGCTAATCAAATCactcatttattttgtagcagTGATACGTTGGCTTAAAGTTGCTTCAACTAAAACAACGCCATATTCCCAACTTGGTTGGGAGTCAagctgttatttatttcactccAGGAGTCTGGGAGGAACTGTGAGCCAACTGAAGTCTTGAGGACTTCAAATTCATGAGAGTGTGGTCCTCAGAAGCACCTCCTCTCTCACATTCCTTTCACACTCCATTCACTTACCCTCAGTGCGACAGCTCTGCAGACAATCCCTTTCTGTGACAAAGTTGTTCTGGTTGCCCGAGCAGCCTCCATAGCTGAACAGCTGACAGGACATGCTGGTGGAGTTGTAGAAGTAGCGCTGCACCATGCCAAAACAGGGACCCACATCCGGCGATGCTTTACAAGACTCTAAGTACAAATGTATAATAGCACTGAGAAACAGTCTGACATGTTCAGGGAGTTCTATCTGAAGAGACAAACTGAAACAGCCACTATTTGAATTTCTAATATATAACAATTTCTTTCTCCTCAAGCCCCACATTATTAGCCAAAAAGTATTTGTGAAAAACAACACTATTTAGCCAAGCTCACTAGGCTAAAGATGGATCAGCCCTAAGTGACAGTCAATTCACACATACACTGTCTTGCATGTATGTACATGtatctgtaaaaataaaatgtgtttatcgTATTGCAGTCACTCACTGAATAAAACTACATAGAGCAAATACAGGCCCACCATGCACCCTCACCTGCACTGAAGAGCGTGGTGTTTTCACTCATACCGGAGCCTTCATCAGTGGCAGGCTCAGAGAGGACTACATTCCTTTTAGTTCTCTGGGGACATACAGGTCAGAGGTTAACAGGGTTGAAGTGAATTCTATTTTAATTCCAGTCAATTCATAAAGTATACCAATTATACCAATTATCTCCACTGATTGCTGGTGAGGAGTATTTGGAATCCGTTTAGaaacatattttgttattgGTTCTCCCTATTTTAAATTGAGGTTTGATCCCCTTTTATCTCTTAAACTGATTTTCTCTTAAATTGATTCCAATCAGTagttaaaacataattttaatcacAGGAAGTCCTAACAGGCTTAGGTGAGTCAAAGATCGCAACATTCTTCCTCCTAGACATGCCGCGTCAATTCATTCTGCTTCTTTACAGATTACTTGCTCCACCAGGATGTTAGTGGAATCAGAGTGTTGGAAGGAAACACTCCTTCAGCTAATCACAACAGCATAGCATGCAGGCTTCTGAATCACTTGAAAGAGTCACTAGAGTAAGGAATATTGTACCATTCCACACCACCAATAATTGAATACAGGAAATAGAGTTACCGTAATATCGGGCTGAGGTTCTGTTTGGACCGTCTCCACTCCTGGTATACACTCACCTGGGAAACGAGACAAAGTGTTCATTGGGCAAACATAATGACGGTAAATAATGACAGTAAATTCCATTTTTagaaaatggagagaatatgtcTCAACTGTAAATCTGTGTAGCCCTGACGAAACGTATCCAGATGAGAAGGGCGCTAGTCAGGCGGCCACCAAGAGGTTTttggcaactctaaaggagttagTCTTCCacagctgagctgggagacactatCCACACTGCAACAATAGCTCATGTGCTTCACTAAATTGGCCTTTACAGGACAGTGGCAAAAAGAACTCACATCAAATCTCAGCAAAAATGGGATGTGGGAGACTCTCCGACCAAGTGAAGGGAGATTCTATTGTCTGATCAGATCAAAATTGACCTctgtctgtggtggtggtggcagtgtCATGCCATCAAGGCCTTTCTTGtttggttacttagtttggccagatgGCCAGCTCCCAGAAGAATCTAGGTGGTTCCAAACTTTCCATTCATTTCACAAAGATGGAGCCCACTTAgctcctgggaacttttaaTGCTttatccaatcaattgaatttgccacaggtggactccagtcaAGTCCTAGAGACATGTCAAGGGTGATCAGAGAACACAGGATGCCACTGAGCTAAATTTGGagttgtcatggcaaagggaccaaatacttatttaccgtatctcacaaaagtgagtacacccctaacatGCCCCTGTAATGGGGTACCATCAACAACTGGATAACCTCCTACTACTACATGCAATATAGAATGTGCTAGCTATGTTTTTGCAGACTACAAAGAAATTACACATGAATGGAATATAGAATATATagtgtattgtttgtgtgtgtgttttttactTATATACCTTTGTTCTGTTTGACAACGACGGTGTCATCAGCCATGCCTTGCTCCTTCACCAGTCTCTTGAAGTCATCTAGGATAGTATCCCGCACTTCCATGGTGCGACCTGAAGGGGCagtgttttaatgtgacatTATACTGAACGCCAATGCTGCTGTATGATGACATCCTATGACTGTTATGCAAAACAAACACGACGATTAACATAGGTAGGAGCGACCCAACGCCAATGGATCTTGTACCATGCTAATGTATTTgatatgtcaaatacatttttacaagtaTGATTAAGATGAAGACATTTTTCAAGAGACCAGCCCCCCGTCTGTAAAAATAGTGACACTAGAGTCACAAAACTTACTGTACAGCTTGGCAGACTTGGTCTTTTCTCCACCTGTCTTCTGTTTGCTCATAAGGACGATGGCGTACTCGTCGTAGTTTGTGTGAACCACATAGGCATCAACGTCAGCCCCCCACTCTACATGGAAAAACACATAGTAGTCAATTCTCACCTTTGACCTCTCATCAATCATTAGACCTTATCTCCCAGACCCTTGTCTTAGAGAATTTGATATGTAAAATCAAGTAGGTCTGAAATTCCATCCGGTATGTGAGCAGTCACTATGGAAACATTACTTTTTACAATTTTCTCTGAGCCACTAGTGTGTAAGAGGTATAGGTGCCTAAGAAGTCAAAGTTAGGGGTTGATTTGGGATTCAAGTTATGAATAGACTCACTGGCAACATGGTAGGTGAATCTTCCAGGTGTATCTGTAATCTGATATTCACCAGAGATCTGCTTACATGTCCCAAgccttctcacacacacacgtacacacacattttagtgAATCATAAAGCAATATTAGGGAcagtttagtgtgtgtgtgtgcctgcgtagAACCTCACTTCTTCATTTTTCTTGTCATGCTGATTTTGCCTTCGGTGCTCCCGGTTTGCAGCTCCAGAGTGCCGATGGCTGCGTCCCCTTTATGGCGTTGCATCCAGGGACAGGTGGATGCCACCGCAATGTCATGCCACTTCCCCATGAACTGAGACAGAATTAAGACAGATATGCATCATTTGGTTCTGGTTTCctagatttgttttgtttttataagtCCAAGAATTATGCATTGGGGATTGATAATATACAGATGCActtataaaacaataaatgaccATGCAAAAGCAGGAACCTCTCATCAACACTTTACCCACGCAGTATACTGCTCTCAACCAAATCCTGCAGCTGGTATTGGCAATGGGCTAAACGACCACATTTTTAATGCATGCTATTTTTAACTTCTTAGCAATAGAGTGGGAGAAAAAGCTCCTTGGATCGCCCATGGTTCTGGCTCCTTACCTTGCTCAGATCAAAGTTCTCCTGTGtggtgtagagagggtctgtgaGCACTGGAACTCCATGGAGGAGACCCACGAAGCCCAGAAGAATGACAAGTGTGGAACTCTGGTGCATGATTCAGTTGATCTGTCTCCAGTTCAAACCTCAAACTGAGGTTCCTCCGAGCCCACGGATCAGCCAGGAGAGTCCACACACCTACCCTTGGAGTCTTCCACCGAGACCACCTCCATTGGACTATGCTAGCCACCCAAAGGGCATTGAACTATGTGTTTTCCTCCTTCATGTAACCTATCACGCAATAAACAAATAGAGCAAAGTTCTTCTTATCTGTTTGTCCATTTATGTGAAACACTGGACTTCAAATGTGGGAaaaaatcattacatttttgcacatTTGAGCACCAAAGAATGGTAGCAGTATAgctaaaaccaaaacattgGAGTCCTCTGAAAAGTCTGTTCTGAACTCAAAAACGGGATTGTATGAGTATTAACCCccattggacattttcacaaaacaaatTGTGTTACAATGTGGGATGAaacagatttaactgctttcaTAAACTCCACAAAATATTTAGTGTCAAAGTGGAAGaaataacaatttatttttaaatattaaaataattgaatgtaatatactaataataataaatatacttGATTGGATAAGTACTTCAAGatattgtgtgtatttttggGTTTATAATATAgtctataatatatatacatccCTGGATTGTGGAAAATTTCTCCTAATTATTATTTCCAAAATTAATTATGCACAGTGTTTGGGATCATAGCTATACAAATATTATTAAGTGTTAAAAGTTACAAAAATAAGTAAAACCTGTAACTGTCAAAAAACTGAATGCATTCAGCGCATTGTGAGTAAGCCACTCCAGGGTATATTTAGACTTGTGTTCATGACTATTGGCCCACTGAAAGGTCAATTCCTCCTCCAGTGTCTGGTGTAAAGCAGACTGAAGCAAGTTTTCATTTAGAATTATTTGCCAGTGCTTATCTGCATTCCAATTCTTTTTATCTGAAAAAATACCTCAGTTCTGGTGTCAAGCATGCCCATACAATGATGTATACTTACTTGAAAGTAAGGAGGCAATAACCTTTTTGTGATTTGTGCAGTATCTTTGTATTAAGTAGCAAAAGATAAATAGTTTATTTACACATTgacattatacattatttttgaTAGATCAACTGCAAAAAAGTAAATCAATTTCCATCATACCTTGTAAAGTAAGGACATGTGAAAAAGTCAAAGGTGGCTAATTCATTTCACTATCCACAGTATGTGGTGTCATTGTAAAGTGCTCAAAATGACATATGAAACTACAGTTTACATTtgaatcatttagcagacactctcatCCCGACAAATTTACATGTAGTGCATTTATCTTAAGATAACCAAACACACATCAGCACACACAGGGAGGCAGGCCTGCACAAGCGCACATACACATCCTATTAAATAACCATATTGATAACTGGGCCCCTCTCCCAGGATTGATCCATGACTCATGTAGCAGTGTAAACAAAATTGAAGGCACAAAATATCTGTCACACAAACCTAAGAGACAGAAGTAGCTTCTGTAATCAACTTCTATCTCTCCTTTCAATCAGATTGATGTTATTAAGACCttattacatcagcagttgtcacaacttATCTTATACAGATACCTAGACTA is drawn from Esox lucius isolate fEsoLuc1 chromosome 14, fEsoLuc1.pri, whole genome shotgun sequence and contains these coding sequences:
- the ambp gene encoding protein AMBP precursor (The RefSeq protein has 1 substitution compared to this genomic sequence); this translates as MHQSSTLVILLGFVGLLHGVPVLTDPLYTTQENFDLSKFMGKWHDIAMASTCPWMQRHKGDAAIGTLELQTGSTEGKISMTRKMKKLGTCKQISGEYQITDTPGRFTYHVAKWGADVDAYVVHTNYDEYAIVLMSKQKTGGEKTKSAKLYSRTMEVRDTILDDFKRLVKEQGMADDTVVVKQNKGECIPGVETVQTEPQPDITRTKRNVVLSEPATDEGSGMSENTTLFSAESCKASPDVGPCFGMVQRYFYNSTSMSCQLFSYGGCSGNQNNFVTERDCLQSCRTEAACRLPMDAQPCTGQPQIWAFDSNSGLCLAYKKGYCQNNSNKFYSKRECDEYCGVTKDGEGEFFKAN